GAATATAAAGGAGTAAACCCTTCCATATTAAAAATAGCAGACTATAAAGCTAAATTGCCTCTAATGGGCTCCATAGCTTCTTTAAATGTTTCCGTTGCTTGTGGTGTACTGTTATATGAAACGTTGAGACAGAGAATAAGTTAATTAATCAGGTTACTCTTCTTCTTCCGTATTTCCTATAAAATTGCCATTCTTATCAAAAAGTAAATCAAATTCGGTTTCTGAAAATTGAAACTTCTCTTTTACCGTACCCACTTTTTTGTAGGCCAAAGACAGAAGAATACCCATTACAAATCCTGAAAGATGACCTTCCCAGGACATTCCTTCTTTTATGGGTAAGATATACCAAATCATACTTCCATATAAAAAAATGACTATCAATGAAATTGCTATCAACCTGTAATGCTTTCTAATGATCCCACTAAAAAAAATAAAACTAAATAACAAGTATATGATACCACTTGCTCCAATATGATATGCTTCTCTGGCTATGATCCATGTAAGAAACCCTGTCAGCAAACCTCCTATACACAATACTCTATATGCAATTTCTCTGTAAAATGAGAATAACGCAGCCAAAAGAACTGCAATGGGAATAGAATTATTAAATAAATGTGAGGTATCACTGTGTATGAAATGGGTAAAAATAATACCTTTTAAACCACTAATAGTTCTCGGGAAAATCCCAAATTTATTGAAATTCAAATCAAAAGTAATTTCAACCCAATACACTAACCATATCAAAACAACAAATAAAACAGGAATTCTAAAAATGGTCCAATTCATTTTATGGTATTTTGTTTTGTTGACTTTAACCCAAAAACTCCTCCATTTTTAATTTTCTGAATTTCTGTCATAGATCTTTAGTATTTTTACCTAATGAATGAACCTTTGGCAGAAAGAATCAGGCCTAAATGCCTAGACGATTATATTAGTCAGCAACACTTGGTTGGTGAAAATGGTATTTTGACCAACCATATCAAAAAAGGTGTGGTTCCTTCCTTAATTCTTTGGGGGCCGCCCGGTACGGGAAAGACTACTTTGGCAAACATTATTGCAGCTGAGTCCGAAAGACCTTTTTACACATTAAGTGCTATTAGTTCCGGTGTTAAAGATGTGAGGGAAGTTATTGAGAGCGCAAAAAAAAATTCAGGACTGTTTACAACAAAAAACCCCATTCTTTTTATTGACGAAATTCACAGGTTTAGCAAATCACAACAAGACTCTTTATTAGGTGCCGTAGAAAAAGGTTGGATTACATTGATCGGGGCTACGACAGAAAACCCAAGTTTTGAAGTCATTTCCGCATTACTTTCCCGCTGTCAGGTATATATTTTGAATCCTTTTGGTGAGGATGATCTGATGGCTCTTTTAAAAAGAGCTATGCAGAAAGACAGCATGATCTCTAAAAGAAATATCCTCTTAAAAGAAACAGAAGCATTGACCAAAGTTTCCGGCGGCGATGCAAGAAAATTATTGAATATTTTTGAGCTTCTCGTAAATTCCGTAGTAGATCCGGTTACCATTACAAATCATTTTGTATTGGAAAATGTACAGAAAAATTCAGCCAGATATGATAAAGTCGGAGATCAACATTATGATATCATTTCTGCATTTATAAAATCTATCCGTGGCAGCGATCCGAATGCAGCAGTCTACTGGTTAGCCCGAATGATTGAAGGGGGTGAAGATTTAAAATTCATTGCCAGAAGAATGCTTATTTCAGCTTCCGAAGATATTGGCAATGCAAACCCTACCGCATTTATTTTAGCAAATAATACCTTTCAAGCTGTATCGGTTATCGGTTATCCGGAGGCCAGAATTATATTAAGCCAATGTGCAGTATATTTAGCCTGTTCTCCTAAGAGCAATGCTTCTTACCTATCTATTAAAAAAGCGCAAAGAATGGTTCGGGAAACAGGTGATTTACCGGTTCCTCTACATTTAAAAAATGCTCCTACAAAATTGATGAAAGATCTGGAATATGGTAAGGATTACATGTATGCTCATGATTTTGAAAATAACTTTACAACTCAGGAATATTTGCCTGAAGAAATTTCAAATACGACACTTTACGAGCCCGGCAATAATTCCAGAGAAAGAAATTTTAGAGATTATTTGAAAAAATTGTGGAAACATAAATATAATTACTAAAACTCTTTGCCAAATCAATTCTGTAAGGATTTCTACTAGGGCATGTTAGCACGCCCTAATTAAAAACCACATTTATTCCTAATGCTACTGATACTGACTTTATAGCAGCTATATCTGTTAAACCGAAAATATTATCCACTGCTCCAAAAATATTGACATTTAAAAATTCACCGCTAATGGCAAGTCCAATATTTTTATTTGAAAAATCATTTACGGTATAAGTAACTTTTGTGTGAAATTTTTCTGTTAGGGATGTTTCAAAAAAACCG
This window of the Flavobacteriaceae bacterium genome carries:
- a CDS encoding AAA family ATPase, giving the protein MNEPLAERIRPKCLDDYISQQHLVGENGILTNHIKKGVVPSLILWGPPGTGKTTLANIIAAESERPFYTLSAISSGVKDVREVIESAKKNSGLFTTKNPILFIDEIHRFSKSQQDSLLGAVEKGWITLIGATTENPSFEVISALLSRCQVYILNPFGEDDLMALLKRAMQKDSMISKRNILLKETEALTKVSGGDARKLLNIFELLVNSVVDPVTITNHFVLENVQKNSARYDKVGDQHYDIISAFIKSIRGSDPNAAVYWLARMIEGGEDLKFIARRMLISASEDIGNANPTAFILANNTFQAVSVIGYPEARIILSQCAVYLACSPKSNASYLSIKKAQRMVRETGDLPVPLHLKNAPTKLMKDLEYGKDYMYAHDFENNFTTQEYLPEEISNTTLYEPGNNSRERNFRDYLKKLWKHKYNY
- a CDS encoding rhomboid family intramembrane serine protease, encoding MNWTIFRIPVLFVVLIWLVYWVEITFDLNFNKFGIFPRTISGLKGIIFTHFIHSDTSHLFNNSIPIAVLLAALFSFYREIAYRVLCIGGLLTGFLTWIIAREAYHIGASGIIYLLFSFIFFSGIIRKHYRLIAISLIVIFLYGSMIWYILPIKEGMSWEGHLSGFVMGILLSLAYKKVGTVKEKFQFSETEFDLLFDKNGNFIGNTEEEE